Proteins encoded in a region of the Campylobacter geochelonis genome:
- a CDS encoding NADH-quinone oxidoreductase subunit M — translation MDHLLSLVIFFPALAACFAFIIDEKSIKTYAISISFIEFCLTLFVWAEFASLKAGEKFSELVSFIPEFGINYFLGVDGISLFLVVLSAFMTFVGLISLTITDRLKHLIISILFLEMTMMGVFLSLDAVIFYIFWELSLLPMLYIIGSWGSGKRVYAAVKFFLYTFFGSVLMLVGIVSMAYFYYVNTGSYSFNILEWRNLSLPLNTQIWLFLAFSIAFAIKTPLFPFHTWLPYAHGQAPTIGSILLAAVLLKMGTYGFVRFSLPLFPDASVYFADFMCVIAIIMIVYTSFIAFAQKDIKQVIAYSSIAHMGVIMLGIFSMSVEGVSGAVFLMLSHGIVSGGLFMLVGFIYDRRHTKLLGDFGGLAKVMPTYATLFAIVLFGSIGLPLTIGFVGEFLSLIGIFKASPIYAFLGGLGIIMGAIYSLNLYKKTFFGAVTNEENRNLKDLNKTELFAIVPIAILTIVLGVYPNLLLKDINASVKQEISSMYEKSKHMDSKTYLEKSNIIRSLDVK, via the coding sequence ATGGATCATTTATTAAGTTTAGTTATATTTTTTCCAGCACTTGCTGCTTGTTTTGCATTTATAATAGATGAAAAAAGTATCAAAACTTATGCTATAAGTATAAGTTTTATCGAGTTTTGTCTTACTCTTTTTGTGTGGGCGGAATTTGCCTCTTTAAAAGCAGGCGAGAAATTTAGCGAATTGGTTAGTTTTATACCAGAATTTGGTATAAACTACTTTTTAGGAGTTGATGGAATCAGCCTATTTTTGGTTGTTTTGAGTGCATTTATGACTTTTGTCGGGCTTATAAGTTTAACTATCACAGACAGGTTAAAACACTTAATTATAAGCATTTTGTTTTTAGAAATGACTATGATGGGCGTGTTTTTAAGCCTTGATGCTGTTATTTTTTATATATTTTGGGAACTTTCGCTTTTGCCTATGCTTTATATAATCGGTTCTTGGGGAAGTGGCAAGAGAGTTTATGCGGCGGTTAAGTTCTTTTTATACACATTTTTTGGCTCTGTTTTAATGCTAGTTGGCATAGTTTCAATGGCGTATTTTTACTATGTAAATACTGGAAGTTATAGCTTTAACATACTTGAGTGGAGAAATTTATCGCTTCCGTTAAATACCCAAATTTGGCTATTTTTAGCGTTTTCAATCGCATTTGCGATTAAAACTCCGCTCTTTCCATTTCATACTTGGCTTCCATACGCTCACGGTCAAGCGCCAACGATTGGCTCGATTTTACTAGCTGCGGTTTTGCTTAAGATGGGAACTTATGGTTTTGTGAGATTTTCTTTGCCGCTTTTTCCAGATGCGAGCGTGTATTTTGCCGATTTTATGTGCGTTATAGCAATCATAATGATTGTATATACATCATTCATCGCATTTGCGCAAAAAGATATCAAGCAAGTTATCGCATACAGTTCAATCGCGCATATGGGCGTTATAATGCTTGGAATTTTTTCTATGAGCGTTGAGGGCGTGAGTGGAGCTGTGTTTTTGATGTTAAGTCATGGTATCGTCAGCGGAGGGCTTTTTATGTTAGTAGGCTTTATCTATGATAGACGTCATACAAAGCTTTTAGGAGATTTTGGTGGACTTGCAAAAGTTATGCCGACATATGCGACTTTGTTTGCTATCGTGCTTTTTGGCTCAATCGGACTTCCGCTAACAATCGGCTTTGTGGGCGAGTTTTTAAGCTTGATTGGAATTTTTAAAGCAAGTCCAATATATGCATTTTTGGGTGGACTTGGCATTATAATGGGTGCGATTTATAGTTTAAATTTATATAAAAAGACATTTTTTGGTGCTGTTACAAACGAAGAGAATAGAAATTTAAAAGATTTAAACAAAACAGAGCTTTTTGCGATTGTTCCGATAGCTATACTAACCATAGTTTTGGGGGTTTATCCAAATTTGCTTTTAAAAGATATAAACGCAAGCGTTAAACAAGAGATAAGTTCGATGTATGAAAAAAGCAAGCATATGGATAGTAAAACTTACCTTGAAAAATCAAACATCATAAGGAGCTTAGATGTTAAATAA